A single window of Venturia canescens isolate UGA chromosome 3, ASM1945775v1, whole genome shotgun sequence DNA harbors:
- the Rpn6 gene encoding 26S proteasome non-ATPase regulatory subunit 11, producing MAGAMLFERARAISATNTSEGISLLSEIVSDPNIGINEDDEERIRVKEQGILQLGELYKKEGKAKELAELIKATRPFLSLISKAKAAKLVRSLVDFFLDLEAGIGIEVQLCKECIEWAKEERRTFLRQSLETRLIALYFDTGMFSEALTLGSTLLKELKKLDDKQLLVEVQLLESKTYHALSNLAKSRAALTSARTTANAIYCPPKMQAALDLQSGILHAADERDFKTAYSYFYEAFEGYDSVDNPKALTALKYMLLSKIMIRTPEDVQSIMSGKLAVKYAGRDLDAMKAVAEASHKRSLADFQAAVKQYRQELEDDVIVRAHLGSLYDTMLEQNLCRLVEPYSRVQVAHIASCITLPIAQVEKKLSQMILDKKLLGVLDQGEGVLIVFEDTPRDKTYEIALDTIHSMGKVVDTLYQKAKKLT from the exons ATGGCAGGTGCAATGTTGTTCGAGCGTGCTCGAGCCATTTCCGCTACAAATACTAGCGAAGGCATCTCTTTACTGAGTGAAATTGTTTCCGATCCAAATATCGGGATCAACGAAGATGATGAAGAAAGAATTCGCGTCAAGGAACAAGGTATTCTTCAGCTTGGCGAACTCTACAAGAAAGAAGGCAAAGCTAAGGAACTCGCCGAACTTATCAAAGCTACACGACCATTCTTGAGCCTCATCAGCAAGGCTAAAGCCGCCAAACTCGTACGCTCACTCGTTGACTTTTTCCTTGATCTGGAAGCTGGTATTGGAATCGAG GTGCAACTATGCAAAGAGTGTATAGAATGGgcgaaagaagaaagaagaactTTTCTCAGGCAATCTTTGGAGACAAGATTGATAGCTTTGTACTTCGACACCGGAATGTTCAGCGAAGCTCTTACATTGGGTTCTACATTGTTGAAAGAATTAAAGAAACTTGATGACAAACAGTTACTTGTCGAGGtacaattactcgagagcaaGACTTATCACGCATTGAGCAATTTGGCTAAATCTAGAGCAGCGCTAACCAGCGCTAGAACAACTGCCAATGCCATTTATTGTCCGCCCAAAATGCAAGCTGCTCTCGACCTACAATCGGGCATTTTACACGCTGCTGACGAAAGAGACTTCAAGACTGCCTATTCTTACTTCTATGAAGCATTTGAAGG ATACGACAGTGTTGACAATCCAAAAGCATTAACAGCCCTCAAGTACATGTTGctctcaaaaataatgatccgCACCCCGGAAGACGTACAATCTATAATGTCAGGAAAATTAGCAGTCAAATACGCTGGTCGTGATCTCGATGCAATGAAAGCAGTAGCGGAAGCGAGTCATAAACGTTCTCTAGCCGATTTTCAAGCTGCTGTAAAACAGTATCGTCAGGAACTCGAGGACGATGTCATAGTCAGAGCTCATCTCGGTTCCCTCTATGACACTATGCTCGAACAAAATCTTTGTCGTCTCGTTGAGCCATACTCACGTGTACAG GTGGCCCACATAGCATCCTGCATAACGTTGCCTATTGCTCAAGTCGAAAAGAAACTTTCTCAGATGATACTCGACAAAAAATTGTTAGGCGTGTTGGATCAGGGGGAGGGTGTGTTGATAGTATTTGAGGACACACCGCGGGACAAAACCTACGAGATAGCCCTGGACACGATACACAGCATGGGAAAAGTCGTCGACACTCTTTACCAGAAAGCCAAGAAACTCACCTAG
- the LOC122408363 gene encoding uncharacterized protein, whose protein sequence is MHVKCGLMILLGVAIGSTHSVSGEKGKYDFVKPSTSQELPEDKRSPSFNDRLKDSANKHLESGKSERLESQEKADSRQEKQTRTILSTPGSTEGGGLNCCGSRFDVSSQTQHDSGYPGHRGGLKTSSELPRYPSRYGNRPDDRPGWQSFNPGSSGRRGSVGPSPGSGSDLYGPNTGDKYGTRPSYYGDSEYDRPGSGGNRPGRPYYGYGGSSYSDNGAYGSSGYEVNRPGHGYGGRPPGGISFHGNRPGSHGGGHGIYGTVGNQEDEFPAEEPPSEEPPNPAMNNLATQKAVALKALAGVALIGAAAALATNPVLLPIGVLAGRKKRSVNIPVEIEDIDIYKLTKLLEDRIPKVYREKLRNEVLDSPSCVARLVCEIDKEYKAQRESNNHDENWANVYERLKQHVANLIETEALDAETLYKNIKQLMKSAETYEGKCDVFVCDLPRDQHFIPLILTYFH, encoded by the exons ATGCACGTAAAATGTGGTCTGATGATTTTGTTGGGTGTTGCGATCGGGAGTACGCACTCGGTGAGcggggaaaaaggaaaatacgatTTCGTAAAGCCTTCGACGTCTCAGGAGCTTCCGGAGGACAAACGTTCGCCAAGTTTCAACGATCGTCTGAAAGACTCCGCGAATAAACATCTGGAGAGTGGAAAATCTGAGCGTCTTGAGAGTCAGGAAAAAGCGGACTCTCGacaagaaaaacaaacgagGACTATTCTTTCTACTCCTGGATCAACGGAGGGTGGAG GTCTCAATTGCTGCGGATCGAGATTCGATGTTAGTTCGCAAACTCAGCACGATTCTGGTTATCCTGGCCATCGTGGTGGATTAAAAACTTCCTCGGAGCTTCCGAGATATCCTTCGCGTTATGGCAATCGTCCAGACGACAG ACCCGGGTGGCAAAGCTTCAATCCCGGATCGTCGGGACGACGAGGAAGCGTCGGACCATCCCCGGGATCAGGCTCAGATTTATATGGACCGAATACAGGGGACAA gTATGGAACGAGGCCGTCATATTACGGAGACAGCGAATACGACAGACCGGGAAGTGGTGGAAATCGTCCGGGAAGACCGTATTATGGATACGGTGGAAGTTCTTACAGCGACAACGGAGCTTACGGGAGTAGCGGCTACGAAGTGAATCGTCCAGGGCATGGTTACGGCGGGCGACCTCCTGGTGGAATCAGTTTTCACGGTAATCGTCCCGGGTCACATGGCGGTGGTCACGGAATCTACGGCACGGTTGGAAACCAGGAAGACGAGTTTCCTGCGGAGGAACCGCCCAGTGAGGAACCTCCGAATCCGGCGATGAATAATCTCGCAACTCAAAAG GCTGTGGCACTCAAAGCTCTCGCTGGTGTCGCTTTGATCGGAGCTGCAGCTGCGCTCGCCACGAATCCAGTTTTGTTACCGATCGGTGTATTGgctggaaggaaaaaaagatcgGTTAACATCCCAGTAGAGATCGAGGACATCGATATTTATAAATTGACGAAATTGTTGGAAGATCGAATTCCAAAG gTCTACAGAGAAAAACTGCGAAACGAAGTACTGGATTCGCCTTCTTGCGTGGCCAGGCTCGTTTGCGAAATTGACAAAGAGTACAAAGCTCAGAGGGAAAGTAATAATCACGATGAGAATTGGGCAAACGTGTACGAACGTTTGAAACAGCATGTGGCGAATTT AATCGAGACCGAAGCTTTGGACGCAGAAACGCTATACAAGAATATAAAACAGTTGATGAAATCGGCGGAAACGTACGAAGGCAAGTGCGACGTTTTCGTCTGTGATTTGCCTAGAGACCAACATTTCATCCCCTTAATTTTGACGTACTTTCACTGA